The DNA sequence GCTTGGACATGCTTGTTGAACCTGTGAGTCAGCCGCTGGCACAATGCCGCTTCTCCTTCAAGAACTCACTCACGTCGGATGGTATGTAGCGGATGGCCCTACCGATTCTGATGAATGGGAGGTTTTGAGATTCGGTCCGTCTCCAAGTCTCTAGGGTTTTTGTGGACACATTCAGAATTTTCGCGACTTCTTGGGCAGTGAGGGTAACAAAATCGGGGAAAGAGTTTGGACTGGTCATCATGGGCTTCATCTCCTGAAAAGGTGGGAAAACTACGGTTGTCTACTCTACATACGTACCGGAAGGTATTCATGACCGAAGTATTTGAACTTTTTTTGGTTTTTCCCCAGAGGCATGGGCTGAATTGACCTCCCGATCAATGCAGCCTTGTTTCTTGACAGGCTAGTTTT is a window from the Candidatus Latescibacterota bacterium genome containing:
- a CDS encoding helix-turn-helix domain-containing protein, with the protein product MMTSPNSFPDFVTLTAQEVAKILNVSTKTLETWRRTESQNLPFIRIGRAIRYIPSDVSEFLKEKRHCASG